One Stigmatopora nigra isolate UIUO_SnigA chromosome 1, RoL_Snig_1.1, whole genome shotgun sequence DNA segment encodes these proteins:
- the orc4 gene encoding origin recognition complex subunit 4, with product MSKRKAKDAPMSHDKCITQLHKCLRDRLCHEQLPSKLEASESRYKHLLGLLTQTAVNGESNSVLIVGPRGSGKTTLLKCVLRDLLKEKEVQNNLLQVHLNGLLQTDDRVALKEITRQLNLENVVGDKVFGSFAENLVFLLEALKKGNRSTTRPVLFVLDEFDLFAHHKNQTLLYNLLDVSQSAQAPVAVVGLTCRLDVLELLEKRVKSRFSHRQINLFDCLKFTQYLERVKSQLSLPDNFPNKKFAQNWNCSVQTCCEDKSVEEVLQRHFNFSTDFRSMHMLLMLCLSRISTVNPTIKPADVLEASKLYFSDAKSNMLHGLSILELCLIIAMKHLSDIYEGEPFNFQMVHNEFKKFLQRKSNSMYNFEQPIVMKAFEHLQELEFILPVDSSSVKTQREYQLMRLLLDNSQIMDALQKYPQCPTDIKQWGMSAFG from the exons ATGAGCAAACGAAAGGCCAAGGATGCTCCAATGTCACATGACAAATGTATCACACAG CTTCATAAGTGTCTGAGGGATCGACTTTGCCATGAGCAGCTCCCGAGCAAGCTTGAAGCATCAGAGTCTCGTTACAA ACACTTGCTGGGGTTGCTCACGCAAACTGCCGTCAATGGAGAAAGTAACTCAGTGCTCATCGTAGGTCCAAGGGGATCAGGGAAAACCACG CTTCTCAAGTGCGTGCTAAGAGATCTTTTGAAGGAAAAGGAAGTGCAGAACAACCTCCTGCAGGTTCATCTAAATG gccTCCTGCAGACTGACGACCGGGTAGCTCTGAAAGAAATAACAAGACAACTCAATCTGGAAAATGTTGTTGGTGACAAAGTGTTT GGGAGTTTTGCAGAGAATCTTGTCTTCCTGTTGGAAGCACTGAAGAAAG GGAATCGCAGCACCACTCGCCCAGTCTTATTTGTCCTGGATGAGTTTGACCTCTTTGCGCACCATAAGAACCAAACTCTGCTGTACAACTTGCTCGATGTGTCTCAGTCCGCTCAGGCGCCTGTCGCTGTGGTCGGTCTCACCTGCAGACTC GATGTTCTGGAGTTACTGGAAAAGCGTGTGAAATCACGCTTTTCCCACCGTCAGATCAACCTGTTTGACTGCTTGAAATTCACTCAGTACTTGGAGCGGGTCAAGTCCCAGCTCAGCCTGCCGGACAACTTTCCCAACAAGAAGTTTGCTCAGAACTGGAATTGTAGCGTGCAG ACTTGTTGTGAAGACAAATCGGTGGAAGAGGTTTTACAGAGGCATTTCAACTTCAGCACAGACTTCCGCTCAATGCACATGCTGCTG atgTTGTGTTTAAGTCGCATCTCTACCGTAAATCCGACCATCAAACCAGCGGATGTGTTGGAAGCCAGCAAACTGTATTTCAGTGACGCCAAGTCCAATATGCTTCATG GGCTTTCCATCCTGGAGTTGTGCCTTATCATCGCCATGAAGCACCTCAGTGACATCTATGAAGGAGAACCCTTTAACTTTCAGATGGTTCACAATG AGTTTAAGAAGTTCCTGCAGAGAAAGTCCAACTCCATGTACAACTTTGAGCAGCCCATTGTCATGAAG GCCTTCGAGCACCTGCAGGAGTTGGAGTTTATCCTACCCGTTGATAGCTCTTCGGTTAAAACACAGAGGGAATACCAGTTGATGAGACTTCTGCTAGACAACAGTCAGATTATGGATGCCCTGCAAAAGTACCCACAATGCCccacagatattaaacagtgggGCATGTCTGCATTTGGTTAG